A region of Rattus rattus isolate New Zealand chromosome 7, Rrattus_CSIRO_v1, whole genome shotgun sequence DNA encodes the following proteins:
- the LOC116905284 gene encoding U6 snRNA-associated Sm-like protein LSm5, with product MYICEPWACLILTETRRGYQILWNWIIDGREPPCGYWKLQTGLLGTSNVAMAANMTTNLSQLLPLELVDKCIGSRIHIVMKSDKEIVGTLLGFDDFVNMVLEDVTEFEITPEGRRITKLDQILLNGNNITMLVPGGEGPEV from the exons atgtatatctgtgagCCATGGGCATGCCTGAtactcacagagaccagaagagggtatcagatcctttggaactggattatagatggtcgtgagccaccatgtggatactggaaaCTTCAAACAGGTCTCCTGGGCACTTCCAACGTGGCCATGGCGGCTAACATGACCACGAACCTGTCTCAACTCCTGCCACTAGAGCTTGTGGACAAATGTATAGGATCAAGAATTCACATTGTGATGAAGAGTGATAAAGAA atcgttGGTACACTTCTAGGATTTGATGACTTTGTCAATATGGTGTTGGAAGATGTCACAGAATTTGAAATTACACCAGAAGGAAGACGAATTACAAAATTAGATCAAATTCTACTAAACGGAAATAATATAACAATGCTGGTTCCTGGAGGAGAAGGGCCTGAAGTATGA